From the genome of Terriglobia bacterium:
TGCGCCGGTATCGAGACAGGCTTCGGCATGCGAACCACGGTATCGGGTGGAGAGATGTTCCAGCCCTCAGTCCACTGCTTCGGCGGCGGCGCGTCCTTCCGCTGGCCGGCAGCTGCACCAGTGGAAACCCAGTGCTCGAGGGTTTCAATCTCTCCGGCGGTCAATGAAGGATCATTTGCGAAGTGTCCGATTGCGGAATCGGCGAACCACGGCGGCATTTTCCTGGAACTCACCATCCTCGCGATTGCGGCGGCTTTCGACTGTGTCTGCGCGTAGGTGAGTAACGGCATCGGTCCGATCTGTCCCGGCCGGTGACACGATTGGCAGTGGTTCTGCAGGATCGGGAGAACGTCCTTATAAAAGGTTGGATTCGTCGCGAGCATCAGGAAAAGCAGCGCCGTCATCAGGGAAATTCTATTACGGAACTCCACCTGCCGTCAGATCGGTGAGGATAATTATGCGTGCCCGCAACCTGGAGATAGCCGCGGACGAGGCCTTTTCCCGTGCCGCAGGAGCCCCGCTGATTCTGGGAAATCGTGTGCGGCTGCTGAGAAACGCGACCGAGAATTACCCGGCCTGGATCGATGCCATCCGATCGGCTGGCAAGTGGATCCATTTTGAAACCTACATCATCCATGATGATGAAACAGGCCGTATGTTCGCCGGTCTGCTGGCAGCGAAGGCGAAGGAAGGCGTGAAAGTGCGCCTGCTTTACGACTGGATCGGGGCCATGGGCAACTGGTCCGGTTTTTTCAGGAGGCTGAAGCAGGCCGGTGTCGAGGTTCGAGCTTTCAATCCGCCGCGTTTTGACAGCCCGCTGGGATGGGTTAATCGAGACCATCGGAAGATGCTCTCGGTGGATGGCCGCCTCGGCTACGTGACCGGGTTATGCGTCGGCGAGAGTTGGGTCGGCAACCACACTGTTTCGCCGGCTGAGCTGGATGCGTGGCGCGATACAGGGGTCGAAGTCGAAGGTCCCGCGGTGTCCGACATTGATCGCGCATTTGCCGAAACATGGACATTCGCCGGCGGCTCTGTTCCAGCGAATGAGCTGCCGCTTGCCGGCTCGATACCGGCCGCCGGTGATGTTGCCGTTCGCGTCGTCGCAAGCGCTCCAAGCGTCGGGCCCATTTACCGCACGGACCAACTGGTCGCCGCGCTTGCCCGCCGTTCGTTGTGGCTTGCGGATGCGTATTTCATCGGCACCAGTTCATATGTTCAGGCGCTGCGGTCGGCTGCCCAGTCGGGAGTGGATGTCCGGCTTCTGATTCCGGGCGTCTCCGACATTCCGGTTATCCGCGCCATGTCCCGCGCGGGACTCCGGCCTCTTCTCGAAGCCGGTGTCCGCGTCTTCGAGTGGAACGGCGTGATGATGCATGCCAAGACGGCCGTGGCGGACGGCTATTGGGCGCGAGTGGGTTCCACGAATTTGAATCTGGTGAGCTGGGTCGGCAACTGGGAACTGGATGTGATGATCGAGGATGAAGGTTTCGCAAGGAGCATGGAAGCGGCCTACCTCCACGACATGTCTCATTCCACGGAAATCGTGCTCGATGGGAAGCCGCGGCCGGCGGGTGTTGTGAGGCGCGCGCCGCGGCGCGGGCGCCAGTCCGGCAGCGCCGGCCAGACTGCCGCGCGCCTCGCACGATTGAGCCATGCCGTAGGCGCGGCGATTACAAACCGGAGACAGCTCGGGCCGGCCGAGCGGGTCATCATGTATTGGGGAGCGGGTCTTTTGGCAGTTCTGTCAGCGATATCGATTTACTGGCCTCGCGGTGTCGCATTCCCCATCGCCTTTCTGTGCGCCTGGATTTCGGCATCCTTGATTTTTCGCGCCATCAGGCTCTCCAGGTTTTAGCTTTCATCCATTTCCGATCGGCAAGTCTCCGCCTTGTCAGGCAGCGGACCTTCGTCTACCATGCTTTTCGCAGGTCACGACGATTCGGGAGATGAAGATGAAGACAAAGCGCGCAGCATCGACAAGCAAGGTTGCCGAAGGCACCAGCACTCCTAAGACGTCCGCAGGTAAAACCGCCGGCAAGAACGGCTCGCACGTACAGCGTGAAAACATACCCTGGGAAATCAATATTCCCGATCATGAGCCACGCAGCGACAGTCCCTCGTATGTTGTCGCCCGTAAAGTGATGAATGCCGTTGTTAA
Proteins encoded in this window:
- a CDS encoding thiol-disulfide isomerase, whose translation is MTALLFLMLATNPTFYKDVLPILQNHCQSCHRPGQIGPMPLLTYAQTQSKAAAIARMVSSRKMPPWFADSAIGHFANDPSLTAGEIETLEHWVSTGAAAGQRKDAPPPKQWTEGWNISPPDTVVRMPKPVSIPA
- a CDS encoding phospholipase D-like domain-containing protein; translation: MRARNLEIAADEAFSRAAGAPLILGNRVRLLRNATENYPAWIDAIRSAGKWIHFETYIIHDDETGRMFAGLLAAKAKEGVKVRLLYDWIGAMGNWSGFFRRLKQAGVEVRAFNPPRFDSPLGWVNRDHRKMLSVDGRLGYVTGLCVGESWVGNHTVSPAELDAWRDTGVEVEGPAVSDIDRAFAETWTFAGGSVPANELPLAGSIPAAGDVAVRVVASAPSVGPIYRTDQLVAALARRSLWLADAYFIGTSSYVQALRSAAQSGVDVRLLIPGVSDIPVIRAMSRAGLRPLLEAGVRVFEWNGVMMHAKTAVADGYWARVGSTNLNLVSWVGNWELDVMIEDEGFARSMEAAYLHDMSHSTEIVLDGKPRPAGVVRRAPRRGRQSGSAGQTAARLARLSHAVGAAITNRRQLGPAERVIMYWGAGLLAVLSAISIYWPRGVAFPIAFLCAWISASLIFRAIRLSRF